In Candidatus Synechococcus calcipolaris G9, a genomic segment contains:
- a CDS encoding folate/biopterin family MFS transporter, with protein sequence MLVQPSQFQRWQSEAQRILLFGQQPSRELFAILLVYFVQGILGLARLAISFFFKDELGLSPAQVAALMGVAAIPWVIKPLFGLISDSLPLLGYRRRSYLVLSGFLGCGAWLSLSLWVEKPWQATLAIALASLSIAISDVIVDSLVVERARHESATEAGTLQSLSWAATALGGILTAYFSGQLLEHFTTRTVFAITATFPLVVSGVAIAIAEEPIHERPALKKTLDHIALVRQALMQKTIWLPVAFLFLWQATPGSESAFFFFTTNELGFQPEFLGRVRLVTSVASLLGVWFFQRFLKAIPVRVIFFWSTIISASLGMTTLILVTHANRSLGIDDRWFSLGDSLILAVMGQIAFMPVLILAARLCPPGIEATLFALLMAISNLAGLVSHELGALLTHWLGITDHNFDALWLLVIITNLSTLLPLPLLHWLPRQIPSPTGIHVLASETVPNLEPSTPLELEHRPQ encoded by the coding sequence ATGTTGGTTCAACCTTCCCAATTTCAGCGATGGCAGAGTGAGGCGCAGCGAATTCTCCTCTTTGGGCAGCAGCCCAGTCGGGAGCTATTTGCGATCCTTCTGGTCTATTTCGTCCAGGGCATTCTCGGGTTAGCCCGTTTAGCCATTAGTTTCTTTTTCAAGGACGAGTTAGGCCTGTCCCCGGCCCAAGTGGCTGCCTTAATGGGGGTGGCAGCGATTCCTTGGGTGATTAAACCCCTCTTTGGCCTGATCTCCGATAGTTTGCCCCTCCTAGGCTACCGGCGACGCTCCTATTTGGTGTTGTCTGGGTTCTTGGGCTGTGGGGCCTGGTTGAGTTTATCCCTGTGGGTGGAGAAGCCCTGGCAAGCAACGTTGGCGATCGCCCTAGCCTCCCTGTCCATTGCCATTAGTGATGTGATTGTGGATTCCCTGGTGGTTGAGCGGGCCCGCCATGAAAGTGCAACGGAAGCGGGAACCTTGCAATCTCTTTCCTGGGCAGCAACGGCCCTAGGGGGAATTTTAACGGCCTATTTTAGTGGCCAACTCCTAGAACATTTCACCACCCGTACCGTTTTTGCCATTACCGCCACCTTTCCCCTCGTGGTCTCTGGGGTGGCGATCGCCATTGCCGAAGAGCCCATCCACGAACGCCCCGCCCTGAAAAAAACCCTGGATCACATTGCCCTAGTTCGCCAAGCATTGATGCAGAAAACCATCTGGCTGCCAGTGGCCTTTCTCTTTCTCTGGCAGGCTACCCCGGGTTCCGAATCTGCCTTTTTCTTTTTTACCACCAACGAGTTAGGATTTCAGCCGGAGTTTTTGGGCCGGGTTCGCCTTGTCACCAGTGTGGCCTCACTCCTAGGCGTTTGGTTCTTTCAACGCTTTCTCAAAGCTATTCCGGTGCGAGTTATTTTCTTTTGGAGTACAATTATTTCCGCCAGCTTAGGGATGACCACCCTGATCCTTGTCACCCATGCCAATCGCAGTTTGGGCATTGACGATCGCTGGTTTAGTCTTGGGGATAGTTTGATTTTGGCAGTGATGGGGCAAATTGCCTTTATGCCGGTTTTGATTCTAGCGGCCCGGCTGTGTCCCCCAGGAATTGAAGCAACCCTCTTTGCCCTGCTCATGGCCATTAGTAACCTAGCGGGCCTAGTCTCCCATGAATTGGGGGCCCTGCTCACCCATTGGCTGGGAATTACGGATCACAATTTTGATGCCCTTTGGCTACTGGTGATTATTACCAATCTCAGTACCCTGCTGCCCTTACCCCTACTCCATTGGCTACCGCGACAAATCCCTTCTCCAACCGGGATTCACGTCCTTGCCAGTGAAACCGTCCCTAACCTGGAACCCTCTACACCCCTCGAATTGGAACATCGGCCCCAATGA
- a CDS encoding alpha/beta hydrolase, producing MLVNQPFFLKGSAPDRACLSLHGLGGGAYEMRELAEHLQGQGLTVQGILYPGHDRPAAQMPASTWQQWYAASLEAYQELAQTYPQVDVVGFSTGCLLGLHLAAAYPLQKLVCLCPFFTIYRPAYVPVPVELLAQTIGYLLPTVPRLHFPIRNPQMQQQAREAAFFPSFNLAAVRSALALIQIVKPELSQVTCPTLIMQTWGDRVVNPQGAQFLYDRLGSETKELQWLERSDHIITLDDEKEAVFAAVAKFLA from the coding sequence TTGTTAGTTAATCAACCTTTTTTCCTAAAAGGTTCTGCGCCTGATCGTGCCTGTTTATCTTTGCACGGACTAGGGGGTGGGGCCTATGAAATGCGAGAGTTAGCCGAACACCTCCAGGGCCAGGGTTTAACGGTTCAAGGAATTCTCTACCCGGGCCACGATCGCCCGGCGGCCCAGATGCCTGCCTCTACATGGCAACAGTGGTACGCCGCTAGCCTGGAAGCCTATCAGGAACTCGCCCAGACCTATCCCCAAGTGGATGTAGTTGGTTTTTCCACGGGCTGCCTATTGGGATTACACCTTGCCGCTGCCTATCCCCTCCAGAAATTAGTCTGCCTGTGCCCCTTTTTCACGATTTATCGTCCTGCCTACGTTCCCGTGCCCGTTGAGCTATTGGCCCAAACCATTGGCTATTTACTGCCCACAGTACCCCGCCTCCACTTTCCGATTCGGAATCCCCAGATGCAGCAACAGGCAAGGGAAGCCGCTTTTTTCCCCAGCTTTAATCTTGCCGCCGTCCGTAGTGCCCTGGCCCTGATTCAAATTGTCAAACCCGAACTGTCCCAGGTGACATGCCCGACCCTAATTATGCAAACCTGGGGCGATCGGGTGGTGAATCCCCAAGGGGCACAATTTCTCTACGATCGCCTCGGTAGTGAAACCAAGGAACTGCAATGGCTGGAGCGATCGGATCACATTATTACCCTGGACGATGAAAAAGAAGCTGTGTTTGCCGCCGTCGCCAAATTTTTAGCCTGA
- a CDS encoding peroxiredoxin family protein encodes MSVRLPFLTSTNFTGLVNDRFWQNTLPIPATNPLSNGQLVPDVELLWVQEQKSLRLSSIWTQQPVILALTRIFTEHQYCPLCFPHIQALNAAYEDFQGKGVEVLLVTSTDPVQSQTIAQDLDLKLPLLSDPTCKAFRLYQTGQALGAPLPAQFLIDKEGKLRYKHLFSFLDDNASVDRLKAEVATLA; translated from the coding sequence ATGAGTGTGCGGCTTCCTTTTTTAACTTCAACCAATTTCACTGGCCTAGTGAATGACCGATTTTGGCAAAATACTCTGCCAATACCGGCAACCAACCCCCTCAGTAACGGGCAACTTGTGCCGGATGTGGAATTACTTTGGGTACAGGAACAAAAATCCCTACGGCTTTCCTCAATTTGGACGCAACAGCCGGTTATTTTAGCCTTGACACGCATCTTTACCGAACATCAATACTGTCCCCTCTGTTTCCCCCACATTCAGGCCCTGAATGCCGCCTATGAAGACTTTCAAGGGAAAGGAGTCGAAGTATTACTCGTAACCAGTACGGATCCGGTGCAGAGTCAGACCATTGCCCAGGATTTGGATCTCAAACTGCCCTTACTCAGTGATCCCACCTGCAAAGCCTTTCGTCTCTATCAAACAGGTCAAGCCTTGGGTGCGCCCCTGCCGGCCCAGTTTCTGATTGATAAGGAGGGGAAACTTCGCTATAAGCACCTGTTCTCGTTTTTAGATGACAATGCCAGCGTCGATCGATTAAAGGCAGAAGTGGCTACTTTGGCCTAG
- a CDS encoding AbrB/MazE/SpoVT family DNA-binding domain-containing protein, with amino-acid sequence MTTVTVSDKGQVVIPISIRKKLGIKPGCKLTFTLDGDVIRAEVQRPKLQTSIEEGFGMLTCSPGKTRRLRDFDIAQAMQSEDDWT; translated from the coding sequence GTGACTACAGTAACGGTCTCAGACAAAGGGCAAGTCGTTATTCCGATCAGCATCCGTAAAAAACTCGGCATTAAGCCAGGGTGCAAGTTGACATTCACGCTGGATGGAGATGTTATCCGTGCCGAAGTTCAGCGACCAAAGCTACAGACCAGTATTGAAGAAGGATTTGGGATGTTAACCTGTTCACCGGGGAAAACAAGGCGACTGAGGGATTTTGATATTGCCCAGGCAATGCAGAGTGAAGATGATTGGACTTGA
- a CDS encoding type II toxin-antitoxin system VapC family toxin — translation MIGLDTNVLARFYVNDPNDPEATHQQSLARQVFVESSNLFVPLTVILELEWVLRSFYGFEQESFVQVVRHLLGLPHVTVEHWERVEQSLVWHLQGLDFADALHLAASKNCQSFVSFDEKRFARRAKRLNIEPPIQIPKAFNQEH, via the coding sequence ATGATTGGACTTGACACAAACGTTCTGGCCAGGTTCTATGTTAACGATCCCAACGATCCTGAAGCGACTCATCAGCAAAGCTTGGCCCGTCAGGTTTTTGTAGAATCTTCCAATCTCTTCGTTCCGCTCACCGTAATTCTGGAGTTGGAGTGGGTATTGCGATCATTTTACGGCTTTGAACAGGAAAGTTTTGTCCAGGTTGTCCGCCATCTCTTAGGCTTACCCCATGTAACAGTCGAGCATTGGGAGCGCGTTGAACAATCCCTGGTTTGGCATTTGCAAGGACTGGACTTTGCTGATGCCTTGCATCTTGCCGCCAGTAAAAATTGCCAAAGTTTCGTCAGCTTTGATGAAAAAAGGTTTGCCAGACGGGCTAAGCGACTGAATATTGAACCACCGATCCAGATACCTAAAGCGTTTAATCAAGAGCACTAG
- a CDS encoding dienelactone hydrolase family protein: protein MVDIETRWVQIVNGDLLIDAYLALPKEGGPYPGIIVFQEIFGVNHHIRDVSERLAQEGYVVLAPALYQRLAPGFETDYGPADIDLGRQYKDQTTADELISDTQAAIAYLRGLGQVINAEIGTIGFCFGGHVAYLAATLPEIKATASFYGAGIATMTPGGGLPTVSRTSEIRGSLYAFFGDQDASIPLEHIQTIESELHKHGVRHHIFLYPADHGFFCDQRQSYDPAAAKDAWEQVKTLFQSVLKAP, encoded by the coding sequence ATGGTTGATATTGAGACCCGTTGGGTACAAATTGTGAATGGGGATCTACTCATAGATGCCTACCTAGCCCTACCCAAAGAGGGTGGCCCCTACCCTGGCATTATTGTCTTTCAAGAAATTTTTGGTGTAAATCATCACATTCGCGATGTCAGCGAGCGATTAGCCCAAGAAGGCTATGTTGTTCTGGCTCCGGCACTCTACCAACGCTTGGCCCCAGGCTTTGAGACAGACTATGGCCCAGCGGATATTGACTTAGGTCGCCAATACAAAGATCAAACCACTGCCGATGAACTGATCAGTGATACCCAGGCGGCGATCGCTTACCTGCGGGGCCTTGGCCAAGTGATCAATGCAGAGATTGGCACCATTGGCTTTTGCTTTGGCGGCCATGTCGCCTATTTAGCGGCTACCCTGCCGGAGATTAAGGCAACGGCTTCCTTCTATGGCGCGGGAATTGCCACCATGACCCCAGGGGGAGGACTACCCACGGTCAGTCGTACCTCAGAAATTCGCGGCAGCCTCTATGCCTTCTTTGGCGATCAGGATGCCAGTATTCCCCTAGAGCATATTCAAACCATTGAATCCGAACTTCACAAGCATGGAGTCCGCCACCATATCTTTCTGTACCCAGCGGATCATGGCTTTTTCTGTGATCAGCGGCAGAGCTACGATCCGGCGGCGGCGAAAGATGCCTGGGAGCAAGTTAAAACCCTCTTTCAGAGCGTATTAAAGGCCCCCTAA
- a CDS encoding CHASE2 domain-containing protein: MLKLLSRLQGRWMELSIVLLASGVATLLIGGVRSLGGLQPLELAAYDRLFQLRPFSGPDPRLLVVAITEADIQEQQALSLSDQVYADLFRELLRHQPRAIGLDIYRDFAVEPGHAELNEVWQSSDRLFAVTKIGDEIHPTIAPPTVLPPEQVGFNDVTVDAGGTVRRSILFLSDDTGETLFSFSLRLALRYLQDEDIFPQGSERDAAIMQLGTSSIFTPLRPNDGSYVGIDTNGYQVMLNYRGDNRAIEWVSLGDVLAGNVDPHLIRDRVILIGNTAESGKDFFYTPFSSSLMDDQRMPGVFVHAQMVGQFLDAGENQGAVIWFWSEPLEWAWIALWALVGGLLVWGIRHPVALAISVGVSLTGLFAIAYGAFLSLGWIPFVPPALALIVSGGSVITYTAQQAQRQQQMVMRLLGQSVSPEVAEALWERRDELLQDGKLPGQGLTATLLFTDLKGFSTISEGMTPDGLFNWLNAYLEEVADVVQSYHGVINKFTGDGIMAVFGVPIPRETPGEIAEDARNAVDCALALGEALGELNRGWAAQNLPQVGMRAGIFTGPIVVGSLGSKSRMEYGVIGDSVNTASRLESVDKHRHPTPCRVLIAQETLDYLGDRYEVEAWGPLELKGKEHRIQVFRVLGQKEHPQVQNNQGLQPEIIPVTAQQLSGEAVQSSSSPHL; this comes from the coding sequence ATGCTAAAGCTACTTTCTCGCCTTCAAGGCCGCTGGATGGAATTAAGTATTGTCTTGCTGGCTAGTGGCGTGGCAACCCTACTCATTGGCGGCGTTCGCAGTTTAGGGGGACTACAGCCCTTAGAATTGGCAGCCTACGATCGCCTGTTTCAATTACGCCCTTTCTCCGGCCCCGATCCCCGTCTATTGGTGGTGGCGATTACGGAGGCAGATATTCAAGAGCAGCAGGCCCTCTCCCTCTCGGATCAGGTTTACGCCGATCTCTTTAGGGAACTTCTGCGTCATCAGCCCCGGGCAATCGGTCTCGATATTTATCGGGATTTTGCGGTAGAGCCGGGCCATGCAGAACTCAATGAGGTCTGGCAGAGTTCCGATCGCCTCTTTGCGGTAACCAAAATTGGGGATGAAATTCACCCAACCATCGCTCCGCCTACGGTTCTGCCCCCGGAACAAGTTGGCTTCAATGATGTCACGGTGGATGCGGGGGGAACAGTTCGTCGCAGTATTTTATTTCTCAGCGATGATACCGGTGAGACCCTTTTTTCCTTTTCCCTGCGTTTAGCCCTGCGGTATCTCCAGGATGAGGACATTTTTCCCCAGGGGAGTGAACGCGATGCCGCCATTATGCAGTTGGGAACAAGCAGTATTTTTACCCCCCTACGGCCCAATGATGGCAGTTATGTGGGCATTGATACCAATGGCTATCAGGTGATGCTCAACTATCGGGGAGATAATCGGGCCATTGAATGGGTCAGCCTGGGGGATGTTTTAGCGGGCAATGTGGATCCTCACCTCATTCGAGATCGCGTGATTTTAATTGGCAATACGGCCGAAAGTGGTAAGGATTTTTTCTATACCCCCTTTAGCTCCAGCCTGATGGATGATCAACGTATGCCAGGGGTGTTTGTCCATGCCCAGATGGTAGGACAGTTTTTAGATGCTGGGGAAAATCAAGGGGCGGTGATTTGGTTTTGGTCAGAGCCGCTGGAATGGGCCTGGATTGCCCTGTGGGCCTTGGTGGGAGGCCTATTGGTTTGGGGGATACGTCATCCCGTCGCCCTGGCGATCTCCGTGGGTGTGAGTTTAACGGGGCTATTTGCGATCGCCTATGGTGCCTTTTTATCCCTGGGTTGGATTCCCTTTGTGCCGCCAGCCCTAGCTTTAATTGTTTCCGGTGGGAGTGTGATTACCTATACGGCCCAACAGGCCCAGCGGCAACAGCAAATGGTGATGCGGCTTCTCGGTCAAAGTGTCTCTCCGGAAGTAGCAGAAGCCCTGTGGGAGCGGCGGGATGAACTGCTTCAGGATGGCAAACTCCCCGGTCAGGGCCTCACCGCTACCCTATTATTTACGGACTTAAAAGGGTTTAGTACGATTTCCGAGGGCATGACCCCCGATGGCCTATTTAACTGGCTCAATGCCTACCTGGAAGAAGTGGCGGACGTGGTCCAGTCCTACCATGGTGTGATTAATAAATTTACCGGTGATGGCATCATGGCGGTGTTTGGTGTGCCCATTCCCCGAGAAACCCCAGGGGAAATTGCCGAAGACGCTCGGAATGCCGTAGACTGCGCCCTGGCCTTGGGAGAGGCCCTAGGGGAACTGAATCGGGGCTGGGCAGCCCAGAATTTACCCCAGGTGGGAATGCGGGCGGGCATCTTTACCGGCCCCATTGTTGTCGGCAGTCTAGGGAGTAAAAGTCGGATGGAGTACGGTGTGATTGGGGATAGTGTGAATACCGCCTCACGCCTAGAAAGTGTGGATAAACATCGCCATCCTACCCCCTGTCGGGTTTTAATTGCCCAAGAAACCTTAGACTATTTGGGCGATCGCTATGAGGTGGAAGCCTGGGGTCCCCTGGAATTGAAGGGAAAAGAGCATCGGATCCAGGTGTTTCGCGTCCTCGGCCAGAAAGAGCATCCGCAGGTTCAAAACAATCAAGGTCTCCAGCCAGAGATCATCCCCGTAACCGCCCAACAACTATCTGGGGAAGCCGTACAATCCAGCAGTAGCCCGCATCTTTAA
- a CDS encoding M16 family metallopeptidase: protein MAATAKHYSELSLPPLPEVTIPDYYRYDLANGLTVYLIEDHQWPIVRGSVILRAGSRWDPPDRVGLADISGELLRNGGTREHPAPVLDQLLEERAATIESSIGKTLGRVNFTSLRENVPEVLDWFAEVIQTPAIAENRFALAQQRRQGLIARRNDNPDGIAQREFYKLIYGSDSPYARSPEYLDIANITLEDVGQFYDTYLHPSRMILGIVGDFDREQMEQMIQDRFGAWNPPLPPPLPLPVINSAKNDPGLFLVDRPNLSQSYIYLGHLGGTLEDPDVFSLYVLNGVLNGFGGRLFNQVRSRQGLAYSVYAAWNPEFDYPGIFYGKGQTQSSSTLDLIQALKTEIRALQQEPISAPELAYAKESILNSFVFNFRDSGQVLARLMRYEYFGYPSDFIFRYQQGVKATQIKDVQQVARQHLHPDDLTTLIVGEGRTLRELLEQESIPITSIDVTIPAPVGANS from the coding sequence ATGGCTGCAACGGCAAAACACTACAGTGAGCTTTCCCTGCCTCCCCTACCGGAGGTGACGATCCCCGATTACTATCGCTACGACTTAGCCAATGGGTTGACAGTTTACCTGATCGAGGATCATCAATGGCCGATTGTGCGGGGAAGTGTGATTCTGCGGGCTGGTAGCCGCTGGGATCCACCGGATCGGGTGGGTTTGGCAGATATTAGTGGGGAGTTACTGCGAAATGGCGGTACTAGGGAGCATCCGGCCCCGGTCTTGGATCAATTACTAGAGGAGCGGGCGGCCACCATTGAGTCGAGCATTGGTAAAACCCTAGGGCGGGTGAACTTTACCAGTTTGCGGGAAAATGTGCCGGAGGTATTGGACTGGTTTGCAGAGGTGATTCAAACCCCGGCGATCGCTGAGAATCGATTTGCCCTAGCCCAACAGCGTCGTCAAGGTCTGATTGCCCGGCGCAATGATAACCCGGATGGGATCGCCCAGCGGGAATTTTATAAACTCATTTACGGCAGTGACAGTCCCTATGCCCGTAGCCCGGAATACCTAGATATTGCCAATATCACCCTGGAAGATGTGGGTCAATTTTATGATACCTATCTCCACCCTAGCCGCATGATCCTCGGGATTGTCGGTGATTTCGATCGGGAACAGATGGAGCAGATGATCCAAGATCGCTTTGGTGCCTGGAATCCACCGCTGCCGCCCCCTTTGCCTCTTCCCGTGATCAATTCTGCTAAAAACGATCCGGGCCTATTTCTCGTCGATCGCCCCAATCTCAGCCAGAGTTATATTTACCTGGGCCATTTAGGGGGAACCCTGGAGGATCCGGATGTGTTTTCCCTGTATGTCCTCAATGGGGTTCTGAATGGCTTTGGTGGTCGCCTATTTAACCAGGTGCGATCGCGGCAAGGGCTGGCCTACAGTGTCTACGCAGCCTGGAATCCTGAATTTGATTACCCCGGTATTTTCTATGGCAAGGGCCAGACCCAATCCAGTTCTACCCTAGACCTGATTCAAGCTCTCAAGACTGAGATTAGAGCCCTGCAACAGGAACCCATTTCCGCCCCTGAACTCGCCTACGCCAAGGAATCAATTTTGAACTCCTTTGTATTTAACTTTCGTGACAGCGGCCAAGTTCTGGCGCGGTTAATGCGTTATGAGTATTTTGGCTATCCCAGTGATTTTATTTTTCGTTATCAACAGGGAGTAAAAGCGACCCAAATTAAAGATGTTCAACAGGTAGCCCGGCAACATTTACACCCCGATGACTTAACGACGTTGATTGTTGGGGAGGGCCGCACCCTAAGGGAACTCCTGGAACAGGAATCTATACCCATCACCTCCATTGATGTCACCATTCCCGCCCCCGTTGGTGCAAACTCTTAG
- a CDS encoding YheT family hydrolase, translating into MASRDYLPPWALRSGVVHTVFTAFGQKYFPSGHWQPEQEYIFEGFEGVPLYGEGRRNLGDRGTMIATYGITGDLTNQWFLDQLATRADAAGFSVIRFDWRGHGRSAELSPTLTADGLREGQDFLAIAKRAIALGYPRPFWCVGYSLGGQLALWGAWAGQNDPEGVIGGAAVICPNLDSNRSLTHLVQTPWGRRIEQSISRQLRRLALQLHGYHPQKFDLGAIARATTIAGFDRELVIPRLGFATVADYYYASSPLRFLSQLTLPTYILYAADDPLFDPTIIAILQAVAQENTQIKLCLTRHGGHVGYFSSRHCQRIWKDGDRHWGSHRLVDWLVAQSCSGQSCSGEAADG; encoded by the coding sequence ATGGCTAGTCGTGACTATCTCCCTCCCTGGGCCCTGCGCTCTGGAGTTGTCCATACTGTTTTTACGGCCTTTGGTCAGAAATATTTTCCCTCTGGCCATTGGCAACCGGAGCAGGAGTATATCTTTGAGGGCTTTGAAGGAGTTCCCCTCTATGGTGAAGGGCGGCGCAACCTGGGCGATCGCGGCACGATGATTGCCACCTACGGCATTACGGGAGATTTAACCAACCAGTGGTTTTTGGATCAATTGGCCACTAGGGCAGATGCAGCGGGTTTCAGTGTGATTCGCTTTGATTGGCGGGGCCATGGTCGTTCCGCCGAATTATCCCCCACCCTCACCGCTGATGGTCTAAGGGAAGGTCAGGATTTTCTTGCCATTGCCAAGCGGGCGATCGCCCTGGGGTATCCAAGGCCGTTCTGGTGTGTGGGCTATTCTCTGGGGGGACAGTTAGCTCTCTGGGGAGCCTGGGCCGGTCAAAATGATCCAGAGGGGGTGATTGGAGGAGCAGCGGTTATTTGCCCTAACTTAGACTCAAACCGCTCCCTAACCCATTTGGTTCAAACCCCGTGGGGGCGAAGAATTGAGCAGTCCATTAGTCGCCAGTTGCGTCGCCTTGCCCTACAACTACACGGGTATCATCCCCAGAAATTTGATCTAGGGGCGATTGCACGGGCCACGACCATCGCCGGTTTTGATCGGGAGTTGGTGATTCCCCGTTTGGGATTTGCGACCGTTGCCGACTATTACTATGCCAGTAGCCCCTTACGCTTTCTGAGCCAGTTAACCTTACCCACCTATATTCTCTATGCCGCCGATGATCCTCTGTTTGACCCCACCATTATTGCGATTCTCCAGGCAGTGGCCCAGGAAAATACCCAGATCAAACTGTGTTTAACTCGCCATGGCGGCCATGTGGGCTACTTTAGCTCTCGCCATTGCCAACGGATATGGAAAGATGGCGATCGCCATTGGGGCAGTCATCGCTTAGTGGATTGGTTAGTCGCTCAGTCTTGTTCTGGGCAGTCCTGTTCTGGGGAAGCTGCGGATGGATAG
- a CDS encoding DUF29 domain-containing protein: MSMNPIDSLYETDFYAWLQEQVKYLRLGKLDHLDHENLIEELESLGKQQRQELRNRLGILLGHLLKWHYQSEGRSKSWIYTIREQRQEIQRHLRENPSLKSYVREAIEIGYGKGLNLVGRETPLDPRILPQSCPFSEFQIFDESIEEH, encoded by the coding sequence ATGTCCATGAATCCTATAGATTCACTTTATGAAACAGACTTCTATGCCTGGCTTCAGGAGCAAGTTAAGTACCTACGCCTAGGGAAATTGGATCACCTTGACCATGAAAATTTGATTGAAGAACTGGAATCCTTGGGAAAACAACAACGTCAGGAGCTTCGCAATCGCCTGGGTATTCTGTTAGGGCATCTATTGAAATGGCACTACCAAAGCGAAGGACGTTCCAAAAGCTGGATCTACACCATTCGTGAGCAACGGCAGGAAATTCAGCGGCATCTCCGGGAAAATCCTAGCCTTAAATCCTATGTGAGGGAAGCCATTGAAATTGGCTATGGCAAGGGGTTAAACCTTGTCGGTCGGGAAACCCCCCTTGATCCAAGAATCCTGCCCCAATCCTGTCCGTTTTCTGAATTTCAGATCTTTGATGAGTCAATAGAAGAGCATTGA